TTTCTTATAAAATGAGATTTATATGAAGAAAATCGACTAAAATTAAACATAAGGTAGGTATAAAAATGAAAACAGCAATTGTAACGGACAGCACGGCTTATCTGCCGAAAGAATTGCGTGAACGACTCAACATAAACATGATTCCGTTAAGTGTTGTTCTTGGAAATGAAACATATCGAGAAGAGATCGATCTTACTGCAATGCAATTTTTTGAAGAAGTAAGAGGAGAAGATGCCTTGCCGACTACTTCACAACCTCCCATTGGACAGTTTGTCGAACTTTATGAACGATTAGCAAAGGATTATGATGCGGTGGTAGGTGTTTATTTATCAAGTGGGATCAGTGGAACATACCAAACTTCGATTGCCTCTGGAAAAATGGTTGAGGGTCTTCAAGTGTATTCCTTTGATTCCGAAATTAGCTGTTACCCACAAGGATTTTACGTGATCAAGGCGGCTGAAATGGCACAGCAAGGAATGAATCCGGAAGATATTATCGCAAAATTAAATGAGATGAAAACATCTTTACGGGCCTACTTCATGGTTGACGATCTCGCCCATTTAAAGCGTGGAGGACGACTGAACGGCGCCCAAGCATTTATCGGAAGTTTACTCCAAGTAAAACCACTCCTACACTTTGTAGACAAAGTCATCGTCCCATTCGAAAAAATACGTACACAGAAAAAAGCCTTAAAACGAATCGTCGATCTATTTGAAGAAGACTATAAAAAAGAAGAACCACTCCAAGTCGCTATCATCCACGCAAACCGCGAACAAGAAGCAGCCCAATGGAAAGCCGAACTAGAACAACAATTTCCAGATGCCGAATTTACATTAAGCTACTTCGGCCCAGTCATCGGCACCCACTTAGGAGAGGGAGCCTATGGAATGGGCT
This genomic window from Oikeobacillus pervagus contains:
- a CDS encoding DegV family protein gives rise to the protein MKTAIVTDSTAYLPKELRERLNINMIPLSVVLGNETYREEIDLTAMQFFEEVRGEDALPTTSQPPIGQFVELYERLAKDYDAVVGVYLSSGISGTYQTSIASGKMVEGLQVYSFDSEISCYPQGFYVIKAAEMAQQGMNPEDIIAKLNEMKTSLRAYFMVDDLAHLKRGGRLNGAQAFIGSLLQVKPLLHFVDKVIVPFEKIRTQKKALKRIVDLFEEDYKKEEPLQVAIIHANREQEAAQWKAELEQQFPDAEFTLSYFGPVIGTHLGEGAYGMGWSRKL